Proteins from a genomic interval of Yoonia sp. GPGPB17:
- a CDS encoding ABC transporter permease has translation MKVFPALLAMLFAVAVWQVIVTLTGLPKFILPGPVMVAETWWTNRALIAEHTLITALEVVIGLAIGAALGIATALHLASSRTARVLIQPILIFTQALPVFALAPILTLWLGFGLWSKVFMAVLIIYFPVTSAFFDGLMRTPQGYLDLARTMQASPARVLWHIRIPAALPSLASGLRLAAVYAPIGAVIGEWVGSSRGLGYLMLLANGRAKTDLMFAAMLTLGVFAVLLHLLVVWLTRRLLLERTNAPETRVLSRKL, from the coding sequence ATGAAGGTCTTCCCGGCGCTTCTGGCCATGCTGTTCGCGGTGGCAGTCTGGCAAGTGATCGTCACCTTGACGGGCCTACCAAAGTTCATCCTTCCTGGTCCCGTGATGGTGGCGGAAACGTGGTGGACGAACCGTGCGCTGATCGCCGAACACACACTGATCACCGCACTCGAAGTGGTCATCGGCCTAGCAATCGGAGCCGCGCTCGGCATTGCGACAGCGTTGCATCTGGCATCATCACGCACGGCACGGGTGCTGATACAGCCAATCCTGATCTTTACTCAGGCCCTGCCGGTCTTTGCACTGGCCCCGATACTGACGCTTTGGCTTGGGTTCGGACTTTGGTCCAAGGTCTTCATGGCCGTGTTGATCATCTATTTCCCCGTCACTTCCGCCTTTTTTGACGGGTTGATGCGCACGCCGCAGGGATATCTGGACCTGGCACGCACCATGCAGGCCAGCCCCGCGCGGGTTCTGTGGCACATCCGCATTCCTGCCGCCTTGCCATCTTTGGCTTCCGGTCTGCGTTTGGCCGCAGTCTACGCCCCCATCGGCGCCGTGATTGGGGAATGGGTCGGTTCGTCGCGCGGACTTGGCTATCTTATGCTGCTCGCGAACGGGCGTGCCAAAACCGACCTCATGTTTGCTGCAATGTTGACGTTGGGCGTATTTGCCGTGTTATTGCACCTTTTGGTCGTGTGGCTCACCCGTCGGCTCTTGCTAGAAAGGACAAATGCCCCGGAAACGCGCGTTCTGTCACGCAAATTATGA